GTTACAACAATTGCCTTATCTGCACCAGCAATTGCATTTTTGAAACCTTGTTCAATCCCCGCTGGACAGTCAATTAAAATAAAATCAAAATCTTTTCTAAGTTCATTACACAGATTTTTCATCTGTTCAGGTGAAACAGCAGTCTTATCCTTTGACTGAGCAGCTGGCAGAAGATAAAGTCCTTCAAACCTTTTGTCTTTGACCAAGGCTTGTTTTGGCTTGCATCGTCCTTCCACAACATCAACTATGTCAAAGACTATTCGATTTTCAAGCCCCATCACAACATCTAAGTTTCTAAGACCAATGTCTGCATCAATTAAAAGAACCTTTTTACCAAGTATACTCAAGTAAGTTCCCACATTGGCAGTGGTTGTTGTTTTACCAACACCACCTTTACCAGATGTAATTACATATACCTCTCCCATTCTTTAAAACTCTCCTTTTTATTAAGTTTTTAAAATTGACTTACAGGCTTTATTACAATTGTGTCATCTTCAATGTATGCAACTTCTGGGACTCTTTCTTGCTCTTGATTCTGTTCGTCAGGTGCTCTGGCAATTATATTTGCAATTCTAATTTGAACAGGATTCATCTCAATGGCGAACACAACTGC
This Caldicellulosiruptor changbaiensis DNA region includes the following protein-coding sequences:
- the minD gene encoding septum site-determining protein MinD translates to MGEVYVITSGKGGVGKTTTTANVGTYLSILGKKVLLIDADIGLRNLDVVMGLENRIVFDIVDVVEGRCKPKQALVKDKRFEGLYLLPAAQSKDKTAVSPEQMKNLCNELRKDFDFILIDCPAGIEQGFKNAIAGADKAIVVTTPEVSAVRDADRIIGLLEAYELHNPKLIINRIRFDMVKRGDMMDIDDILEILSISLLGIIPDDEKIIISTNKGEPIVTDEKSRAGQEYRNIARRILGEDIPIVSNEENLGFFGKIKRLFGLNNS